One genomic segment of Chitinophaga parva includes these proteins:
- a CDS encoding cbb3-type cytochrome c oxidase N-terminal domain-containing protein, giving the protein MSPVLLLPLLSADALHNPLGIVLTAVIIALGLIIVLLAYVLNGAAEVYREKDKAQTQKESKASPVTPMLILLLMAALPSRAADAQDAATAVVHTISGLSPLIYYSLVGVIAFEITIILTILFLLQSLLRVEKAAVVATVAEAPKWKRLWLKVNSLKPLQEEASIDTGHDYDGIRELDNRLPGWWLWGFYCCIVFAMVYLWRYHVSHTAPLSIDEYKEAVAAAEEAKAAYLAKAANQVDENTVKLLTDAPSLDAGKKIFTSTCFACHGADGGGGVGPNLTDSYWLHGGDIQSVFKTIKYGWPDKGMKSWKDDYSPQQIAQLASYVKSLHGTKPAAPKEPQGVLTND; this is encoded by the coding sequence ATGTCACCCGTCTTACTACTACCCTTGCTTTCAGCAGATGCCCTGCACAATCCACTGGGCATCGTACTTACCGCAGTGATCATTGCCCTGGGCCTCATCATCGTGTTGCTGGCCTATGTGCTGAACGGCGCCGCTGAAGTATACCGGGAAAAAGATAAAGCACAAACACAAAAAGAATCTAAGGCTTCCCCCGTTACCCCCATGCTCATCCTGCTGCTGATGGCTGCCCTGCCTTCCAGGGCGGCCGATGCGCAGGATGCAGCCACCGCGGTGGTGCACACGATCTCAGGCCTCAGCCCTTTAATTTACTATAGCCTCGTTGGGGTTATTGCATTTGAAATAACAATAATCCTTACCATTCTTTTCCTGCTGCAAAGCCTGTTGCGGGTGGAAAAAGCAGCGGTGGTGGCCACCGTGGCCGAGGCACCTAAATGGAAGCGGCTGTGGCTTAAGGTGAACAGCCTCAAACCCCTGCAGGAAGAGGCTTCCATCGATACCGGGCATGACTACGACGGCATCCGCGAGCTGGACAACCGCCTGCCGGGCTGGTGGCTCTGGGGCTTTTATTGCTGCATCGTATTTGCCATGGTATACCTGTGGCGCTACCACGTAAGCCACACCGCCCCGCTGAGCATAGATGAATACAAGGAAGCCGTAGCCGCCGCGGAGGAAGCTAAAGCTGCCTACCTCGCCAAAGCGGCCAACCAGGTGGATGAAAACACCGTGAAGCTGCTCACCGATGCACCCAGCCTCGACGCCGGCAAAAAGATCTTCACCAGCACCTGCTTTGCCTGCCATGGGGCAGACGGCGGTGGCGGTGTAGGCCCTAACCTTACAGACAGTTACTGGCTGCATGGCGGCGATATCCAGTCCGTGTTCAAGACCATCAAATATGGCTGGCCGGATAAAGGCATGAAGAGCTGGAAAGACGACTATTCACCACAACAGATTGCACAGCTGGCAAGCTATGTAAAATCGCTGCATGGCACCAAACCCGCAGCGCCAAAGGAACCGCAGGGCGTACTGACAAACGATTAG
- a CDS encoding Crp/Fnr family transcriptional regulator — protein MKTYCVVSDCQHCEQRFTSLLCRSSTEHLQQFNAQKVSSHYKKGQVIFNEGAYPFGIYCINSGKIKLSRQGDDGKEHITRLLRGGDLLGYRALLSGGRYNASAVVLEDTQVCFIPKELFVTALKNDATLSFEVMKLLSTDLQRAELKITHLAQKPVRERLAETLLFIKETYGYEQDGITLNVRLSREEIANLVGTATESTIRLLSEFRKDGLIDLDGKKISFLDMQGLVKTANLQD, from the coding sequence ATGAAGACTTACTGCGTTGTATCTGACTGCCAGCACTGTGAACAACGGTTTACCTCCCTCCTTTGCCGGTCCAGCACCGAGCACCTGCAACAATTCAATGCGCAGAAAGTAAGCAGCCATTACAAAAAAGGCCAGGTGATCTTTAATGAAGGCGCTTATCCCTTTGGTATTTACTGCATTAACAGCGGCAAGATCAAACTCTCGCGCCAGGGTGATGATGGCAAGGAACATATCACCCGCCTGCTGCGGGGTGGAGACCTGCTGGGCTACCGCGCCTTGCTGAGTGGTGGCCGTTACAATGCATCTGCCGTAGTGCTGGAAGACACCCAGGTGTGTTTCATCCCCAAGGAGCTGTTTGTAACCGCATTGAAGAACGACGCCACCCTGTCTTTTGAAGTGATGAAACTGCTCAGCACAGACCTGCAGCGGGCGGAACTCAAGATCACCCACCTGGCCCAAAAACCAGTCCGGGAGCGGCTTGCGGAGACCCTGCTCTTCATTAAAGAAACCTATGGCTATGAGCAGGATGGCATTACACTGAATGTGCGCCTTTCCCGCGAGGAGATAGCCAACCTGGTAGGCACGGCCACGGAATCTACCATCCGCCTGCTTTCTGAATTCAGGAAGGATGGGCTCATAGACCTCGACGGCAAGAAGATCAGTTTCCTGGATATGCAGGGACTGGTAAAGACCGCCAACCTGCAGGACTGA
- a CDS encoding FixH family protein, protein MSWGNGLTLAFLGFALLIGTLVYKATHTRFDLVSEKYYEDEIRYQEQINDAHNAAKQPAVGISQDEQYVTLQLPDTAATTGQAWFYYPTDARQDQHIALVTRQGLQRIDKTQLPKGRCLVKLHWTARAVRYYTEQEMQIN, encoded by the coding sequence ATGAGTTGGGGAAATGGATTAACGCTCGCCTTCCTGGGCTTTGCCCTGCTGATAGGCACCCTGGTATACAAGGCTACCCACACCCGGTTTGACCTCGTATCTGAAAAATATTACGAAGACGAGATCCGCTACCAGGAGCAGATCAACGATGCACATAACGCCGCAAAACAGCCGGCCGTAGGCATTTCACAGGATGAACAATACGTAACCCTGCAACTGCCGGATACCGCTGCCACCACCGGGCAGGCCTGGTTCTATTATCCTACGGATGCCCGCCAGGACCAGCACATTGCCCTGGTAACCAGGCAGGGCCTGCAGCGCATTGACAAAACACAACTGCCCAAGGGCCGCTGCCTGGTAAAGCTGCACTGGACGGCGCGCGCAGTACGGTATTATACAGAACAGGAAATGCAGATCAACTAA
- a CDS encoding CcoQ/FixQ family Cbb3-type cytochrome c oxidase assembly chaperone: MKFIHYLEKIMGVDIFAISAFVIFFTIFIVMAVWAFTADRKLITRINSLPLDNQ; this comes from the coding sequence ATGAAATTCATTCACTACCTGGAAAAGATCATGGGCGTAGACATCTTTGCCATCAGCGCCTTTGTTATCTTCTTTACCATTTTCATCGTCATGGCAGTTTGGGCTTTCACGGCAGACCGTAAGCTCATCACCAGGATCAATTCCTTACCGCTCGATAATCAATAA
- the ccoN gene encoding cytochrome-c oxidase, cbb3-type subunit I, which produces MIEHVPNAGSVPGHPQPAPREGQLEHFSYDNKIVQLFAFATIFWSVIGMLAGLLAAVELYFPAANLNMAATTFGRVRPVHTNAVIFAFVGNGIFMGVYYSLQRLCKARMFNDKLSRIHFWGWQSIIVVGAITLLAGYTTGKEYAELEWPIDIAITIVWVLFGINIFGTILKRRESHLYVAIWFYIATWVTVAMLHIVNSFELPFSWLKSYSWYAGVQDALVQWWYGHNAVAFFLTTPYLGLMYYFLPKAAGRPVYSYRLSIVHFWSLIFIYIWAGPHHLLYTALPDWAQSLGVVFSVMLIAPSWGGMLNGLFTLRGAWDKVREDPILKFMVVAVTCYGMATFEGPMLSLKNVNAISHFTDWTIAHVHIGALGWNGFLTFGVLYWIIPRLYNTTLFSKKLAGTHFWMGTIGIVLYAIPLYWAGFTQSMMWKSFTEEGQLRYQFLETVQHILPLYVTRSIGGALYLSGVLLMVYNLYKTVKAGNLVRNEDTSAYPLPRVIASHSKEHWHRWIERKPVQMLVFSLIAVAIGGALEMVPTFLIKSNIPTIAAVKPYTPLELQGRDIYVREGCYNCHSQMIRPFRDEVARYGEYSKAGEFVYDHPFQWGSKRTGPDLAREGGKYPDSWHYNHMMDPRIMSPGSIMPNYPWLLTNDIDTASTGARIRAMQTLGVPYPAGYDAMANADLRKQAAAIRGRLAKDKITTFPNAEILAVIAYLQRLGTDIKTTKP; this is translated from the coding sequence ATGATTGAGCATGTACCTAATGCCGGATCCGTTCCCGGCCATCCGCAACCAGCGCCCCGGGAAGGGCAGCTGGAGCACTTCTCGTACGATAATAAGATTGTGCAGCTCTTTGCCTTTGCCACCATATTCTGGAGCGTAATAGGCATGCTGGCCGGCCTGCTGGCGGCCGTGGAGTTGTACTTCCCCGCTGCCAACCTGAATATGGCCGCCACTACCTTCGGGCGTGTACGCCCCGTGCATACCAATGCTGTGATATTTGCCTTTGTGGGCAACGGTATTTTCATGGGCGTATATTATTCCCTGCAAAGACTTTGCAAGGCCCGCATGTTCAACGACAAGCTGAGCCGCATCCACTTCTGGGGATGGCAAAGCATCATCGTAGTGGGCGCCATCACGCTGCTGGCGGGCTATACCACCGGTAAAGAATATGCAGAACTGGAATGGCCTATTGATATAGCCATTACCATAGTATGGGTGCTTTTTGGCATCAACATCTTTGGTACCATTCTAAAAAGAAGGGAAAGCCATTTGTATGTTGCCATCTGGTTTTACATTGCTACCTGGGTTACCGTGGCCATGTTGCATATCGTAAACTCTTTTGAGCTGCCATTCAGCTGGCTGAAAAGCTACAGCTGGTATGCAGGCGTACAGGATGCGCTGGTGCAATGGTGGTATGGGCACAATGCCGTGGCCTTCTTCCTTACCACGCCCTACCTGGGCCTCATGTACTACTTCCTGCCCAAAGCCGCCGGCCGCCCGGTATACAGCTACCGGCTGTCCATTGTTCACTTCTGGTCACTCATCTTCATTTATATCTGGGCGGGCCCGCACCACCTGCTCTACACGGCCTTGCCGGATTGGGCACAGAGCCTGGGCGTAGTGTTCAGTGTAATGCTTATTGCACCCAGCTGGGGCGGTATGCTCAATGGCCTGTTCACCCTGCGCGGTGCATGGGACAAGGTGCGGGAAGATCCCATCCTCAAATTCATGGTGGTAGCGGTAACGTGCTACGGTATGGCCACTTTTGAAGGCCCCATGCTGAGTTTGAAAAATGTGAACGCCATTTCCCACTTCACTGACTGGACCATTGCACACGTGCACATTGGTGCCCTGGGCTGGAACGGCTTCCTCACCTTTGGTGTACTGTACTGGATCATTCCAAGACTGTATAACACCACTCTTTTCTCCAAGAAGCTGGCCGGCACGCACTTCTGGATGGGCACCATCGGCATTGTACTGTACGCGATACCGCTGTACTGGGCCGGCTTTACACAGAGCATGATGTGGAAGTCCTTTACAGAAGAAGGCCAGCTGCGCTACCAGTTCCTTGAAACCGTGCAGCACATCCTGCCGCTTTACGTAACCCGTAGCATAGGTGGCGCCCTGTATCTCAGCGGTGTGCTCCTGATGGTGTACAACTTATACAAAACTGTAAAAGCAGGAAACCTGGTGCGCAATGAAGATACTTCCGCCTACCCCCTGCCCCGTGTTATAGCTTCCCACAGCAAGGAGCACTGGCACCGCTGGATAGAGCGCAAACCAGTACAGATGCTGGTTTTCAGCCTCATTGCAGTAGCTATAGGCGGCGCACTGGAAATGGTGCCCACCTTCCTGATAAAGAGCAATATTCCCACTATTGCCGCTGTAAAGCCTTACACACCACTGGAGCTGCAGGGACGCGATATCTATGTGCGGGAAGGCTGCTACAACTGCCACTCCCAGATGATACGCCCCTTCCGCGATGAAGTGGCCCGCTATGGCGAATACAGCAAAGCCGGCGAGTTTGTATATGACCACCCCTTCCAGTGGGGCAGCAAGCGCACCGGGCCAGACCTGGCCAGGGAAGGTGGTAAGTACCCGGACAGCTGGCACTACAACCACATGATGGACCCGCGCATTATGAGCCCCGGCTCTATTATGCCCAACTATCCCTGGTTGCTGACCAATGATATCGACACCGCATCTACCGGGGCCCGTATACGCGCCATGCAAACGCTGGGTGTGCCTTATCCCGCCGGGTATGATGCCATGGCCAATGCAGACCTGCGCAAGCAAGCCGCTGCCATCCGCGGGCGCCTGGCAAAAGACAAGATCACTACTTTTCCCAATGCAGAAATACTGGCGGTGATCGCCTACCTGCAAAGGCTGGGTACCGACATTAAAACCACTAAACCCTGA
- the ccoS gene encoding cbb3-type cytochrome oxidase assembly protein CcoS: MSVIILLLLASISVATLFLAGFLWSVKSGQYDDADSPPVRILFDQKPTSTDNILDHD; the protein is encoded by the coding sequence ATGAGCGTGATCATTCTTTTACTTCTAGCCTCCATCAGCGTGGCAACTTTATTCCTGGCAGGTTTCCTGTGGAGCGTAAAGTCTGGACAATATGACGATGCAGACAGCCCACCAGTAAGGATCCTCTTCGATCAGAAACCAACATCAACAGACAATATCCTTGACCATGATTGA
- the hemN gene encoding oxygen-independent coproporphyrinogen III oxidase, which produces MLPDLALLQKYNVPVPRYTSYPTVPYWQDGLAVDHWNVAWTRRFNKVNTREGIALYLHLPFCEKLCTYCGCNKRITTNHSVEAEYMEALLAEWALYRAQMPGRPLIRSLHLGGGTPTFFSPRNLGYLLDQLLEGCDVHPEHQFSLEGHPLNTTWEHLAVLYQRGFTRLSLGVQDNDPEVQRVINREQPFETVAKVTHAARGLGYTSVNFDLIYGLPLQTLESIERTVTDCISLRPDRVAFYSYAHVPWTAKGQRLFDESDLPEALLKLQLYRKGKELFLQHGYEDIGMDHFALPEDELCEARRAQRLHRNFMGYTVADSPLLLGLGVSAISDSGDAFAQNDKTLEGYYRSIRNGELAIRKGYVLDAQDQACKRYILDIACKGETRLRREDMPWLSAVSFPVLQGLEADGLVRLENDVLTVTDMGKQFTRNICSAFDLKLQQQQLQRRVNALAV; this is translated from the coding sequence ATGCTTCCCGATCTTGCCCTCCTGCAGAAATATAATGTGCCTGTGCCGCGCTACACCAGCTATCCTACAGTGCCCTACTGGCAGGATGGCCTGGCGGTGGATCACTGGAATGTCGCGTGGACGCGGCGTTTTAATAAGGTGAACACGCGCGAAGGCATTGCGCTGTACCTGCACCTGCCTTTCTGCGAGAAATTGTGCACGTATTGTGGTTGTAATAAACGGATCACGACCAATCATAGTGTGGAGGCAGAATACATGGAAGCGCTGCTGGCAGAGTGGGCCCTGTACCGGGCACAGATGCCGGGCCGGCCGCTCATTCGCAGCCTGCACCTGGGTGGGGGTACGCCCACTTTCTTCTCCCCGCGGAACCTGGGTTACCTGCTGGACCAGCTGCTGGAGGGATGTGATGTGCATCCCGAGCATCAATTCAGCCTGGAAGGGCATCCGCTCAATACCACCTGGGAACACCTGGCGGTACTGTACCAGCGCGGGTTTACAAGACTGAGCCTGGGTGTGCAGGATAATGATCCCGAAGTGCAACGTGTCATCAACCGCGAACAGCCTTTTGAAACGGTGGCCAAAGTAACGCATGCCGCCAGGGGGCTGGGGTACACCTCTGTGAACTTTGACCTGATCTATGGCCTGCCCTTGCAAACATTGGAAAGCATTGAGCGCACGGTTACAGACTGCATCAGCCTCCGGCCGGACCGGGTGGCATTTTACAGCTATGCACATGTGCCCTGGACGGCCAAAGGCCAGCGCCTTTTTGATGAAAGCGACCTGCCGGAAGCTTTGTTAAAACTGCAGTTGTACCGCAAAGGCAAGGAATTGTTCTTGCAACATGGTTACGAAGATATTGGCATGGACCATTTTGCACTGCCGGAAGATGAGCTGTGTGAAGCCAGGAGAGCGCAGCGCCTGCACCGTAACTTCATGGGCTACACCGTGGCAGACAGCCCGCTGCTGCTGGGTTTGGGCGTGTCTGCCATCAGCGATAGCGGGGATGCTTTTGCACAGAACGATAAGACGCTGGAGGGTTACTACCGCAGCATCCGCAACGGGGAACTGGCTATCCGCAAAGGCTATGTGCTGGACGCCCAGGACCAGGCCTGCAAGCGCTACATCCTGGACATTGCCTGCAAAGGGGAAACCCGCCTGCGCCGCGAAGATATGCCATGGCTTTCTGCCGTGAGCTTCCCGGTGCTGCAAGGCCTGGAAGCGGATGGACTGGTTCGCCTGGAAAATGACGTACTAACGGTAACGGATATGGGAAAACAATTCACCCGCAACATCTGCAGCGCCTTTGACCTGAAACTGCAGCAGCAACAGTTGCAGCGCCGGGTGAATGCACTGGCCGTGTAG
- a CDS encoding acetate uptake transporter, with the protein MQNTPQTRVLVTDTTANPAPLGLLGFGMTTVLLNLHNAGFYGLNSMILGMGIFVGGIAQVLAGWQEWKKNNTFGATAFTAYGFFWLSLVAIWLIPKMSWGAAYASDEKGLSAYLFLWGLFTLFMFVGSLRLSRLLQVVFATLTLLFFLLAIGDYTGNAALKTFAGYEGVVCGLAAFYGSMAQVLNELYGRTVLPLGSK; encoded by the coding sequence ATGCAAAACACACCGCAAACCCGCGTGCTGGTAACGGATACCACCGCTAATCCTGCTCCATTGGGCCTTCTTGGCTTTGGCATGACCACCGTACTGCTCAACTTACACAACGCTGGCTTTTATGGCCTCAATTCCATGATCCTCGGCATGGGCATCTTCGTGGGCGGCATTGCCCAGGTGCTGGCCGGCTGGCAGGAATGGAAGAAGAACAACACTTTTGGCGCCACGGCATTCACAGCCTATGGCTTCTTCTGGCTTTCGCTCGTGGCCATCTGGCTCATTCCGAAGATGTCATGGGGGGCTGCCTATGCATCTGATGAAAAAGGGCTGAGCGCTTACCTGTTCCTCTGGGGGCTGTTCACCCTGTTCATGTTTGTAGGCAGCTTGCGGCTCAGCCGCCTGCTGCAGGTGGTGTTTGCCACACTCACCCTGCTGTTCTTCCTGCTGGCCATTGGCGACTATACCGGCAATGCGGCCCTGAAAACTTTTGCAGGCTACGAGGGTGTTGTGTGCGGGCTGGCCGCATTTTATGGTAGCATGGCACAGGTGCTCAATGAGCTGTATGGCCGTACAGTGCTGCCTTTGGGAAGTAAATAA
- a CDS encoding heavy metal translocating P-type ATPase: MAVLTQSTCFHCGDDCGRHPILAEGHTFCCEGCKTVYNLLHAHGMEAYYAFTTAPGSSRKEGSRKDKFAFLDQADIARHLLQFQDAAETHITLYLPQIHCSSCLWLLEHLQQLHPGILNCRVNFARKEASIIFRQRDISLRQVAELLSRIGYEPAISLQQLDGKPAPAVDRSKLYKLGVAGFCFANIMLFSFPEYLGITSADLRLRHLFWWMNVILSLPVVFYSASEFYITAWKSLRHRFLHIDAPIVVAIAVTFFRSLYEVFTQTGGGYFDSMSGIVFLMLVGRVLQDKTYQQFNFERDYTAYFPIAVTRLRGRTEEMVTLPSVQVNDTLRIHHGELIPADGIIVSGQAMIDYSFVTGESIPVMKETGEMVYAGGKQSGGVMEILVVKEVAQSYLTSLWNRSSMQGTTAPRKSFVHLISRYFTYGVFTIAIIAGLYWQAWSVFTAVLIVACPCALLLSNTFTNGNILRLLGRHQFYLRNAQVIENLSQADYIVFDKTGTLTDAQRQQVYYEGQPLTRTQEIQLATLAAQSTHPLSKALLSALDTAARVRVTGFHELAGKGTVMGDGAEQVALGSHAFILPDVAPADNATAVYVSIGGHFKGRFVIRNQYRDHIDKCILQLKKHFRLAVISGDNNAESWPLQQLLGTGTTIRFRQSPEDKLYFVEGLQQQGHKVIMIGDGLNDAGALKQASTGISVSDGHHNFTPASDAIIAAAALPVLPQLLRLCKANRYIILAAFIISILYNIVGLYFACTAQLSPMIAAILMPASSISIIAITAGCSNLLAKLTLTKVIPTNKLAHSDPRGAQVILQHQSGSL, encoded by the coding sequence ATGGCGGTCCTTACCCAAAGCACCTGTTTTCATTGCGGCGATGATTGCGGCCGCCATCCCATCCTGGCGGAGGGTCATACCTTTTGCTGCGAGGGTTGCAAAACAGTATACAACTTATTGCACGCGCATGGCATGGAGGCCTACTATGCCTTTACCACGGCGCCCGGCAGCTCCCGCAAAGAAGGGAGCCGCAAAGATAAATTTGCATTCCTGGACCAGGCAGACATTGCACGGCACCTGCTGCAATTCCAGGATGCAGCAGAAACGCACATTACGTTGTACCTGCCGCAAATCCACTGCAGCAGCTGTCTCTGGCTGCTGGAGCACCTGCAGCAGCTGCATCCCGGCATTCTCAACTGCCGGGTGAACTTTGCCCGCAAGGAAGCCAGTATCATCTTCCGCCAGCGCGATATCAGTTTGCGCCAGGTAGCGGAGTTGCTCAGCCGCATTGGTTACGAGCCGGCCATCAGCCTGCAACAACTGGATGGAAAACCCGCACCGGCAGTTGACCGCTCAAAGCTCTACAAGCTGGGCGTAGCGGGCTTTTGCTTCGCCAACATCATGTTATTCAGTTTCCCGGAATACCTGGGCATCACCTCCGCCGACCTCCGGTTGCGCCACCTGTTCTGGTGGATGAATGTAATCCTAAGCCTGCCGGTAGTGTTTTACAGCGCTTCCGAATTTTATATCACCGCCTGGAAAAGCCTGCGCCACCGCTTCCTGCACATTGATGCCCCGATCGTAGTGGCCATTGCCGTTACCTTTTTCAGAAGCCTTTATGAAGTATTCACACAAACAGGTGGAGGCTATTTTGATTCCATGAGCGGCATCGTGTTCCTCATGCTGGTGGGGCGTGTGCTGCAGGATAAAACCTACCAGCAGTTCAACTTTGAACGGGACTACACCGCATATTTCCCCATTGCGGTAACAAGGCTGAGAGGCAGGACCGAAGAAATGGTGACACTGCCTTCCGTGCAGGTGAATGATACCCTGCGCATTCACCATGGTGAACTGATACCGGCCGACGGCATCATCGTTTCCGGCCAGGCCATGATCGACTACAGTTTTGTAACCGGGGAAAGTATACCCGTGATGAAGGAAACCGGTGAAATGGTATATGCCGGCGGCAAACAGAGTGGCGGTGTCATGGAGATACTGGTGGTAAAAGAAGTGGCCCAGAGTTATCTTACCAGCCTGTGGAACCGGTCTTCCATGCAGGGAACAACCGCCCCGCGCAAGTCTTTTGTGCACCTCATCAGCCGCTATTTTACTTACGGTGTGTTTACCATTGCCATCATTGCCGGCTTGTACTGGCAGGCCTGGAGCGTGTTTACAGCCGTGCTGATCGTAGCGTGCCCCTGCGCATTGTTATTGAGCAATACTTTCACCAACGGTAACATTCTCCGGTTGCTGGGCCGTCACCAGTTCTACCTGCGCAATGCCCAGGTGATCGAGAATCTCTCACAGGCCGACTACATCGTGTTTGATAAAACCGGCACCCTCACGGATGCACAGCGCCAGCAGGTGTATTACGAAGGACAGCCCCTGACCCGCACCCAGGAGATCCAGCTGGCCACCCTGGCCGCCCAAAGCACCCACCCGCTCAGTAAAGCCCTGCTCAGCGCCCTGGACACCGCTGCCCGTGTGCGGGTGACCGGCTTCCACGAGCTAGCAGGCAAAGGCACGGTGATGGGCGATGGAGCGGAACAGGTAGCACTGGGCTCACACGCTTTCATCCTCCCTGATGTTGCGCCTGCAGACAATGCCACCGCCGTATACGTATCCATAGGCGGGCATTTCAAAGGGCGCTTCGTGATCCGTAATCAATACCGTGATCATATTGATAAATGCATTCTACAGCTGAAAAAACATTTCCGCCTGGCAGTGATCAGCGGTGACAATAACGCGGAATCCTGGCCCCTGCAGCAATTGCTGGGCACCGGCACCACGATACGTTTCCGCCAGTCGCCGGAAGACAAACTTTACTTCGTGGAAGGCCTGCAACAGCAAGGCCACAAGGTGATCATGATCGGCGATGGCCTCAATGACGCCGGCGCCCTGAAACAGGCCAGTACCGGTATTTCCGTAAGCGACGGGCACCACAACTTTACGCCCGCCAGCGATGCGATCATTGCGGCGGCGGCCCTGCCGGTGCTGCCACAGCTGCTGCGGCTCTGCAAGGCAAACCGTTACATCATACTGGCTGCTTTTATCATCTCTATCCTGTACAATATAGTGGGGCTTTACTTTGCCTGCACGGCACAGTTGTCACCCATGATAGCGGCTATCCTCATGCCTGCCAGCAGCATCAGCATCATCGCCATTACCGCAGGTTGCAGCAATTTACTGGCAAAGCTTACACTGACGAAAGTCATTCCCACCAATAAGCTTGCTCATTCCGATCCACGGGGTGCGCAGGTAATTTTACAGCATCAATCCGGTTCTTTATGA
- the ccoG gene encoding cytochrome c oxidase accessory protein CcoG, with amino-acid sequence MDSFRDQLATLDDTGKRKWIFAQQPKGRFYNYRKALSYAFFLLFIALPFVQVHGQPFLMLNIPAGRFILFGKIFWPQDFFVLGLLMITFILFVILFTAAFGRLFCGWICPQTIFMEMLFRRLEYWIVGNANEQRTLHNQPWNARKIRILGTKHIAFFLLSFFIANIFLAYIIGMPALWEIISGRFFDHIGGFLAILLFSGVFYGVYAFFREQVCTVVCPYGRLQGVMLDKNSMIVAYNYKRGEPRHKPSKVSSDGLGDCIDCLQCVKVCPTGIDIRNGVQMECVGCTACIDACDHVMEKIGKPKKLISYASEIGIAENKPLRYTTRMKAYTVLCVLILCLDAFLLASRQAVDISIVRTPGLLFQERGKDSITNLYNLRGVNKTTKDVPLTIRLESPAGGRVQVVGNPLVMIKGESQGAGTFFIVLPAKAIRQQKTIVTLGLYNGNERIDRIRTAFIGPVQ; translated from the coding sequence ATGGACAGTTTCAGAGACCAGCTGGCTACGCTGGATGACACCGGGAAACGCAAATGGATCTTTGCGCAGCAGCCAAAAGGACGTTTTTATAATTACCGGAAAGCGCTGAGTTATGCGTTCTTCCTGCTTTTCATTGCCCTGCCTTTTGTGCAGGTGCACGGACAGCCATTTCTCATGCTCAATATACCCGCCGGGCGGTTCATACTGTTTGGCAAGATCTTCTGGCCCCAGGACTTTTTTGTCCTGGGGCTGTTGATGATCACGTTCATCCTGTTCGTGATCCTCTTCACGGCAGCTTTCGGGCGCCTGTTCTGTGGATGGATCTGCCCGCAGACCATCTTCATGGAAATGCTCTTCCGCCGTCTGGAATACTGGATAGTGGGCAATGCCAATGAACAACGCACGCTGCACAACCAGCCCTGGAACGCCCGCAAGATCCGCATCCTGGGCACCAAACATATAGCGTTCTTCCTGTTATCTTTCTTCATTGCCAATATTTTCCTGGCTTATATCATTGGCATGCCGGCGCTGTGGGAGATCATCAGCGGCCGCTTCTTTGACCACATCGGTGGCTTCCTGGCCATCCTGCTGTTCAGCGGCGTATTTTATGGCGTATATGCATTCTTCCGGGAGCAGGTATGCACCGTGGTGTGCCCGTATGGCCGCCTGCAGGGCGTAATGCTGGACAAGAACAGCATGATCGTGGCTTACAATTACAAACGGGGAGAGCCCCGCCACAAGCCCTCCAAGGTCAGTAGTGACGGACTGGGAGATTGCATTGATTGCCTGCAGTGCGTAAAAGTATGTCCTACAGGTATAGATATACGGAACGGGGTCCAGATGGAATGCGTGGGCTGCACTGCCTGCATAGACGCCTGTGACCACGTGATGGAAAAGATAGGCAAGCCAAAGAAGCTGATCAGCTATGCATCTGAAATTGGCATCGCGGAGAACAAGCCCCTGCGCTATACCACGCGCATGAAAGCCTACACGGTACTTTGTGTGCTCATCCTCTGCCTGGATGCATTCCTGCTGGCAAGCAGGCAGGCGGTGGATATCAGCATTGTACGCACACCGGGCTTACTGTTCCAGGAGCGGGGCAAGGATAGCATTACCAACCTGTATAACCTGCGCGGGGTAAATAAAACCACGAAGGACGTGCCCCTCACCATCCGGCTGGAAAGCCCGGCTGGCGGGCGGGTACAGGTAGTGGGCAATCCCCTGGTAATGATAAAAGGGGAAAGCCAGGGCGCCGGCACCTTCTTCATCGTCCTGCCGGCAAAGGCTATCCGCCAGCAAAAGACCATTGTAACGCTGGGCCTTTACAATGGAAATGAAAGAATAGACCGCATCCGTACAGCATTCATAGGTCCCGTTCAATAA